The region CAACCGCGGCAAGCGTGGGCTGTGCGTCGACCTCACGGACGCCGACGATCTGGCGCTGTTCAAGCGGATCGCGGCCAAGGCCGACGTGATCCTCGAGGGCTTCCGGCCGGGCGTGGCGGCACGCCTGGGCATCTCGTACGACGACATCAAGGCGATCAACGACGACATCATCTACGTCTCGATCAGCGGGTTCGGCCAGCGCGGCCCCGAAGCGTCCCGGCCGGGGTTCGACTCAGCCGTGCAGGGCGAGTCGGGGCTGATGCACATCACCGGAGAGCCGAACGAGCCGCCGCAGCGGGTGGGTACCCAAGTGATCGACACCGCCACGGGACACGTCGCGGCGCAGGCGACCCTCGCGGCGCTGCTGAACCGGGAGCGCCACGGGGTCGGCGACTACATCGACTGCTCGCTGCTGAGCACGGCAATCAGCCTGCAGACCCACAACTACTGCGAGTACCTCACTGTCGACGTCCCGACCACCCGCGCGGGGTCGCACCCGATGTTCATCACGCCGTCCGGCACCTACGAGACCAGCGACGGCGCGGTCACCTTCTCAGCGACTATGCCCAGGCACTGGGACGCCTTCACCCGCGCGCTCGAGGATCCGGAGCTGATCGACAACCCGAAGTACGCCGAGCAGGACGGCCGGATGGCCGACCGGGAGTTCCTGATCGAGCGGATCACCGGCATCATCAAGACCCGGACGACGGCCGAGTGGGTGGAGCGCTT is a window of Blastococcus sp. Marseille-P5729 DNA encoding:
- a CDS encoding CaiB/BaiF CoA-transferase family protein codes for the protein MTAPRPMDGLLVLDLTTMIAGPLAGTICADLGAEVIKVEPPSGDGSRAYFSADPTVRFSSMTAAFNRGKRGLCVDLTDADDLALFKRIAAKADVILEGFRPGVAARLGISYDDIKAINDDIIYVSISGFGQRGPEASRPGFDSAVQGESGLMHITGEPNEPPQRVGTQVIDTATGHVAAQATLAALLNRERHGVGDYIDCSLLSTAISLQTHNYCEYLTVDVPTTRAGSHPMFITPSGTYETSDGAVTFSATMPRHWDAFTRALEDPELIDNPKYAEQDGRMADREFLIERITGIIKTRTTAEWVERFRAAGIVYGEVRDYPTVVTSDQFQANEMLREVERDGVVTRTVRTPATYSSFTPAPTAGAPALGQDTEAIASEFAAE